Proteins from one Physeter macrocephalus isolate SW-GA chromosome 16, ASM283717v5, whole genome shotgun sequence genomic window:
- the NEU3 gene encoding sialidase-3 isoform X1, translating to MARGGGADSPPQPTACPNRKGRWLPVASGPPRVRDRLSYLLFSASWVCQPRCRPLEVSVGLLLYFSWFVSASASLSCLPSVGHSPGLQCTRREGLTPRPDLPQERWRSRGPAQWEPLKPLMEATLPGHRTMNPCPVWEQKSGRVYLFFICVRGHVTERQQIVSGRNAARLCFICSQDAGYSWSEVRDLTEEVIGPEVEHWATFAVGPGHGIQLQSGRLIIPAYAYYIPYRFFCFRLPYKARPHSLMIYSDDLGATWHHGRLIKPMVTVECEVAEVTGKAGHAVLYCSARTPNRCRAEALSTDHGECFQKPALSPQLYEPPRGCQGSVVSFRSLEIPNGCQHPAGKDAPTIQQSHQLDSSLRLEPEARTLSESWLLYSHPTSKKRRVDLGIYLNQSPLEAACWSRPWILHCGPCGYSDLAALEKEGLFGCLFECGTKRECEQIAFRLFTDREILSHVQGDCTSPDRNSEPTQN from the exons ATGGCCCGAGGGGGCGGGGCTGACTCCCCGCCGCAGCCAACGGCCTGTCCCAACAGGAAAGGCCGTTGGCTGCCTGTCGCGTCAGGCCCTCCGCGCGTCCGGGACCGGCTTTCCTACCTTCTCTTCTCGGCGTCTTGGGTCTGTCAGCCCCGCTGCCGGCCTCTCGAGGTCTCTGTTGGCCTGCTTCTTTACTTTTCGTGGTTTGTGTCCGCGTCCGCGTCCCTCTCCTGTCTCCCCAGCGTTGGTCATTCTCCCGGGCTTCAATGTACGAGACGTGAGGGCTTGACCCCGCGTCCAGACCTACCCCAAGAGAGATGGAGGAGCCGGGGTCCCGCGCAG TGGGAACCCCTGAAGCCACTGATGGAAGCCACATTACCTGGGCATCGGACCATGAACCCCTGTCCTGTGTGGGAGCAGAAGAGTGGCCGTGTGTACCTATTCTTCATCTGTGTGCGGGGCCATGTCACTGAGCGTCAACAGATTGTGTCAGGCAGGAATGCTGCCCGCCTCTGCTTCATCTGCAGTCAGGATGCTGGCTATTCATGGAGTGAGGTGAGGGACCTGACCGAGGAGGTCATAGGCCCAGAGGTGGAGCATTGGGCCACGTTTGCTGTGGGCCCAGGTCATGGCATCCAGCTGCAGTCGGGGAGGCTGATCATCCCTGCATACGCCTACTACATCCCTTACCGGTTCTTTTGCTTTCGGCTACCATATAAAGCCAGGCCTCATTCCCTGATGATCTATAGTGATGACCTAGGAGCCACATGGCACCATGGCAGGCTTATTAAGCCCATGGTGACAGTGGAGTGCGAAGTGGCAGAGGTAACTGGGAAGGCTGGCCACGCTGTGCTGTATTGCAGTGCCCGGACACCAAACAGGTGCCGGGCAGAGGCTCTCAGCACCGACCATGGTGAATGCTTTCAGAAACCAGCTCTGAGCCCACAGCTCTATGAGCCCCCTCGTGGCTGCCAAGGCAGTGTGGTGAGTTTCCGGTCCCTGGAGATCCCAAATGGTTGCCAGCACCCTGCTGGCAAAGATGCTCCTACCATTCAGCAGAGCCATCAGCTGGACAGCTCACTGAGGCTAGAGCCAGAAGCTAGAACCCTGTCAGAATCATGGCTCTTGTACTCACACCCAACCAGTAAGAAACGGAGGGTCGACCTAGGCATCTACCTCAACCAGAGCCCGTTGGAGGCTGCCTGCTGGTCCCGCCCCTGGATCTTGCACTGCGGGCCCTGTGGCTACTCTGATTTGGCTGCTCTGGAGAAGGAGGGCTTGTTTGGGTGTTTGTTTGAATGTGGGACCAAGCGGGAGTGTGAGCAGATTGCCTTCCGCCTGTTTACAGACCGAGAGATCCTGAGCCACGTGCAAGGGGACTGCACCAGCCCCGATAGGAACTCTGAGCCAACTCAAAACTAA
- the NEU3 gene encoding sialidase-3 isoform X2, whose amino-acid sequence MEGKGRWLPVASGPPRVRDRLSYLLFSASWVCQPRCRPLEVSVGLLLYFSWFVSASASLSCLPSVGHSPGLQCTRREGLTPRPDLPQERWRSRGPAQWEPLKPLMEATLPGHRTMNPCPVWEQKSGRVYLFFICVRGHVTERQQIVSGRNAARLCFICSQDAGYSWSEVRDLTEEVIGPEVEHWATFAVGPGHGIQLQSGRLIIPAYAYYIPYRFFCFRLPYKARPHSLMIYSDDLGATWHHGRLIKPMVTVECEVAEVTGKAGHAVLYCSARTPNRCRAEALSTDHGECFQKPALSPQLYEPPRGCQGSVVSFRSLEIPNGCQHPAGKDAPTIQQSHQLDSSLRLEPEARTLSESWLLYSHPTSKKRRVDLGIYLNQSPLEAACWSRPWILHCGPCGYSDLAALEKEGLFGCLFECGTKRECEQIAFRLFTDREILSHVQGDCTSPDRNSEPTQN is encoded by the exons ATGGAGGG GAAAGGCCGTTGGCTGCCTGTCGCGTCAGGCCCTCCGCGCGTCCGGGACCGGCTTTCCTACCTTCTCTTCTCGGCGTCTTGGGTCTGTCAGCCCCGCTGCCGGCCTCTCGAGGTCTCTGTTGGCCTGCTTCTTTACTTTTCGTGGTTTGTGTCCGCGTCCGCGTCCCTCTCCTGTCTCCCCAGCGTTGGTCATTCTCCCGGGCTTCAATGTACGAGACGTGAGGGCTTGACCCCGCGTCCAGACCTACCCCAAGAGAGATGGAGGAGCCGGGGTCCCGCGCAG TGGGAACCCCTGAAGCCACTGATGGAAGCCACATTACCTGGGCATCGGACCATGAACCCCTGTCCTGTGTGGGAGCAGAAGAGTGGCCGTGTGTACCTATTCTTCATCTGTGTGCGGGGCCATGTCACTGAGCGTCAACAGATTGTGTCAGGCAGGAATGCTGCCCGCCTCTGCTTCATCTGCAGTCAGGATGCTGGCTATTCATGGAGTGAGGTGAGGGACCTGACCGAGGAGGTCATAGGCCCAGAGGTGGAGCATTGGGCCACGTTTGCTGTGGGCCCAGGTCATGGCATCCAGCTGCAGTCGGGGAGGCTGATCATCCCTGCATACGCCTACTACATCCCTTACCGGTTCTTTTGCTTTCGGCTACCATATAAAGCCAGGCCTCATTCCCTGATGATCTATAGTGATGACCTAGGAGCCACATGGCACCATGGCAGGCTTATTAAGCCCATGGTGACAGTGGAGTGCGAAGTGGCAGAGGTAACTGGGAAGGCTGGCCACGCTGTGCTGTATTGCAGTGCCCGGACACCAAACAGGTGCCGGGCAGAGGCTCTCAGCACCGACCATGGTGAATGCTTTCAGAAACCAGCTCTGAGCCCACAGCTCTATGAGCCCCCTCGTGGCTGCCAAGGCAGTGTGGTGAGTTTCCGGTCCCTGGAGATCCCAAATGGTTGCCAGCACCCTGCTGGCAAAGATGCTCCTACCATTCAGCAGAGCCATCAGCTGGACAGCTCACTGAGGCTAGAGCCAGAAGCTAGAACCCTGTCAGAATCATGGCTCTTGTACTCACACCCAACCAGTAAGAAACGGAGGGTCGACCTAGGCATCTACCTCAACCAGAGCCCGTTGGAGGCTGCCTGCTGGTCCCGCCCCTGGATCTTGCACTGCGGGCCCTGTGGCTACTCTGATTTGGCTGCTCTGGAGAAGGAGGGCTTGTTTGGGTGTTTGTTTGAATGTGGGACCAAGCGGGAGTGTGAGCAGATTGCCTTCCGCCTGTTTACAGACCGAGAGATCCTGAGCCACGTGCAAGGGGACTGCACCAGCCCCGATAGGAACTCTGAGCCAACTCAAAACTAA
- the NEU3 gene encoding sialidase-3 isoform X6, with product MARGGGADSPPQPTACPNRKGRWLPVASGPPRVRDRLSYLLFSASWVCQPRCRPLEWEPLKPLMEATLPGHRTMNPCPVWEQKSGRVYLFFICVRGHVTERQQIVSGRNAARLCFICSQDAGYSWSEVRDLTEEVIGPEVEHWATFAVGPGHGIQLQSGRLIIPAYAYYIPYRFFCFRLPYKARPHSLMIYSDDLGATWHHGRLIKPMVTVECEVAEVTGKAGHAVLYCSARTPNRCRAEALSTDHGECFQKPALSPQLYEPPRGCQGSVVSFRSLEIPNGCQHPAGKDAPTIQQSHQLDSSLRLEPEARTLSESWLLYSHPTSKKRRVDLGIYLNQSPLEAACWSRPWILHCGPCGYSDLAALEKEGLFGCLFECGTKRECEQIAFRLFTDREILSHVQGDCTSPDRNSEPTQN from the exons ATGGCCCGAGGGGGCGGGGCTGACTCCCCGCCGCAGCCAACGGCCTGTCCCAACAGGAAAGGCCGTTGGCTGCCTGTCGCGTCAGGCCCTCCGCGCGTCCGGGACCGGCTTTCCTACCTTCTCTTCTCGGCGTCTTGGGTCTGTCAGCCCCGCTGCCGGCCTCTCGAG TGGGAACCCCTGAAGCCACTGATGGAAGCCACATTACCTGGGCATCGGACCATGAACCCCTGTCCTGTGTGGGAGCAGAAGAGTGGCCGTGTGTACCTATTCTTCATCTGTGTGCGGGGCCATGTCACTGAGCGTCAACAGATTGTGTCAGGCAGGAATGCTGCCCGCCTCTGCTTCATCTGCAGTCAGGATGCTGGCTATTCATGGAGTGAGGTGAGGGACCTGACCGAGGAGGTCATAGGCCCAGAGGTGGAGCATTGGGCCACGTTTGCTGTGGGCCCAGGTCATGGCATCCAGCTGCAGTCGGGGAGGCTGATCATCCCTGCATACGCCTACTACATCCCTTACCGGTTCTTTTGCTTTCGGCTACCATATAAAGCCAGGCCTCATTCCCTGATGATCTATAGTGATGACCTAGGAGCCACATGGCACCATGGCAGGCTTATTAAGCCCATGGTGACAGTGGAGTGCGAAGTGGCAGAGGTAACTGGGAAGGCTGGCCACGCTGTGCTGTATTGCAGTGCCCGGACACCAAACAGGTGCCGGGCAGAGGCTCTCAGCACCGACCATGGTGAATGCTTTCAGAAACCAGCTCTGAGCCCACAGCTCTATGAGCCCCCTCGTGGCTGCCAAGGCAGTGTGGTGAGTTTCCGGTCCCTGGAGATCCCAAATGGTTGCCAGCACCCTGCTGGCAAAGATGCTCCTACCATTCAGCAGAGCCATCAGCTGGACAGCTCACTGAGGCTAGAGCCAGAAGCTAGAACCCTGTCAGAATCATGGCTCTTGTACTCACACCCAACCAGTAAGAAACGGAGGGTCGACCTAGGCATCTACCTCAACCAGAGCCCGTTGGAGGCTGCCTGCTGGTCCCGCCCCTGGATCTTGCACTGCGGGCCCTGTGGCTACTCTGATTTGGCTGCTCTGGAGAAGGAGGGCTTGTTTGGGTGTTTGTTTGAATGTGGGACCAAGCGGGAGTGTGAGCAGATTGCCTTCCGCCTGTTTACAGACCGAGAGATCCTGAGCCACGTGCAAGGGGACTGCACCAGCCCCGATAGGAACTCTGAGCCAACTCAAAACTAA
- the NEU3 gene encoding sialidase-3 isoform X5, translating to MEEMTSCSFNSPLFQQEDKRGITYRIPALLYVPPTHTFLAFAEKRSSSRDEDALHLVLRRGLRTGHSVQWEPLKPLMEATLPGHRTMNPCPVWEQKSGRVYLFFICVRGHVTERQQIVSGRNAARLCFICSQDAGYSWSEVRDLTEEVIGPEVEHWATFAVGPGHGIQLQSGRLIIPAYAYYIPYRFFCFRLPYKARPHSLMIYSDDLGATWHHGRLIKPMVTVECEVAEVTGKAGHAVLYCSARTPNRCRAEALSTDHGECFQKPALSPQLYEPPRGCQGSVVSFRSLEIPNGCQHPAGKDAPTIQQSHQLDSSLRLEPEARTLSESWLLYSHPTSKKRRVDLGIYLNQSPLEAACWSRPWILHCGPCGYSDLAALEKEGLFGCLFECGTKRECEQIAFRLFTDREILSHVQGDCTSPDRNSEPTQN from the exons ATGGAAGAAATGACATCGTGCTCCTTCAACAGCCCTCTGTTCCAGCAGGAGGACAAGAGAGGGATCACCTACCGGATCCCAGCCTTGCTCTATGTGCCCCCTACCCACACCTTCCTGGCCTTTGCAGAGAAGCGCTCCTCGAGCAGGGATGAGGATGCTCTCCACCTGGTGCTGAGGCGAGGGTTGAGGACTGGGCACTCAGTACAG TGGGAACCCCTGAAGCCACTGATGGAAGCCACATTACCTGGGCATCGGACCATGAACCCCTGTCCTGTGTGGGAGCAGAAGAGTGGCCGTGTGTACCTATTCTTCATCTGTGTGCGGGGCCATGTCACTGAGCGTCAACAGATTGTGTCAGGCAGGAATGCTGCCCGCCTCTGCTTCATCTGCAGTCAGGATGCTGGCTATTCATGGAGTGAGGTGAGGGACCTGACCGAGGAGGTCATAGGCCCAGAGGTGGAGCATTGGGCCACGTTTGCTGTGGGCCCAGGTCATGGCATCCAGCTGCAGTCGGGGAGGCTGATCATCCCTGCATACGCCTACTACATCCCTTACCGGTTCTTTTGCTTTCGGCTACCATATAAAGCCAGGCCTCATTCCCTGATGATCTATAGTGATGACCTAGGAGCCACATGGCACCATGGCAGGCTTATTAAGCCCATGGTGACAGTGGAGTGCGAAGTGGCAGAGGTAACTGGGAAGGCTGGCCACGCTGTGCTGTATTGCAGTGCCCGGACACCAAACAGGTGCCGGGCAGAGGCTCTCAGCACCGACCATGGTGAATGCTTTCAGAAACCAGCTCTGAGCCCACAGCTCTATGAGCCCCCTCGTGGCTGCCAAGGCAGTGTGGTGAGTTTCCGGTCCCTGGAGATCCCAAATGGTTGCCAGCACCCTGCTGGCAAAGATGCTCCTACCATTCAGCAGAGCCATCAGCTGGACAGCTCACTGAGGCTAGAGCCAGAAGCTAGAACCCTGTCAGAATCATGGCTCTTGTACTCACACCCAACCAGTAAGAAACGGAGGGTCGACCTAGGCATCTACCTCAACCAGAGCCCGTTGGAGGCTGCCTGCTGGTCCCGCCCCTGGATCTTGCACTGCGGGCCCTGTGGCTACTCTGATTTGGCTGCTCTGGAGAAGGAGGGCTTGTTTGGGTGTTTGTTTGAATGTGGGACCAAGCGGGAGTGTGAGCAGATTGCCTTCCGCCTGTTTACAGACCGAGAGATCCTGAGCCACGTGCAAGGGGACTGCACCAGCCCCGATAGGAACTCTGAGCCAACTCAAAACTAA
- the NEU3 gene encoding sialidase-3 isoform X4, translating to MEEPGSRAEVMEEMTSCSFNSPLFQQEDKRGITYRIPALLYVPPTHTFLAFAEKRSSSRDEDALHLVLRRGLRTGHSVQWEPLKPLMEATLPGHRTMNPCPVWEQKSGRVYLFFICVRGHVTERQQIVSGRNAARLCFICSQDAGYSWSEVRDLTEEVIGPEVEHWATFAVGPGHGIQLQSGRLIIPAYAYYIPYRFFCFRLPYKARPHSLMIYSDDLGATWHHGRLIKPMVTVECEVAEVTGKAGHAVLYCSARTPNRCRAEALSTDHGECFQKPALSPQLYEPPRGCQGSVVSFRSLEIPNGCQHPAGKDAPTIQQSHQLDSSLRLEPEARTLSESWLLYSHPTSKKRRVDLGIYLNQSPLEAACWSRPWILHCGPCGYSDLAALEKEGLFGCLFECGTKRECEQIAFRLFTDREILSHVQGDCTSPDRNSEPTQN from the exons ATGGAGGAGCCGGGGTCCCGCGCAG AGGTCATGGAAGAAATGACATCGTGCTCCTTCAACAGCCCTCTGTTCCAGCAGGAGGACAAGAGAGGGATCACCTACCGGATCCCAGCCTTGCTCTATGTGCCCCCTACCCACACCTTCCTGGCCTTTGCAGAGAAGCGCTCCTCGAGCAGGGATGAGGATGCTCTCCACCTGGTGCTGAGGCGAGGGTTGAGGACTGGGCACTCAGTACAG TGGGAACCCCTGAAGCCACTGATGGAAGCCACATTACCTGGGCATCGGACCATGAACCCCTGTCCTGTGTGGGAGCAGAAGAGTGGCCGTGTGTACCTATTCTTCATCTGTGTGCGGGGCCATGTCACTGAGCGTCAACAGATTGTGTCAGGCAGGAATGCTGCCCGCCTCTGCTTCATCTGCAGTCAGGATGCTGGCTATTCATGGAGTGAGGTGAGGGACCTGACCGAGGAGGTCATAGGCCCAGAGGTGGAGCATTGGGCCACGTTTGCTGTGGGCCCAGGTCATGGCATCCAGCTGCAGTCGGGGAGGCTGATCATCCCTGCATACGCCTACTACATCCCTTACCGGTTCTTTTGCTTTCGGCTACCATATAAAGCCAGGCCTCATTCCCTGATGATCTATAGTGATGACCTAGGAGCCACATGGCACCATGGCAGGCTTATTAAGCCCATGGTGACAGTGGAGTGCGAAGTGGCAGAGGTAACTGGGAAGGCTGGCCACGCTGTGCTGTATTGCAGTGCCCGGACACCAAACAGGTGCCGGGCAGAGGCTCTCAGCACCGACCATGGTGAATGCTTTCAGAAACCAGCTCTGAGCCCACAGCTCTATGAGCCCCCTCGTGGCTGCCAAGGCAGTGTGGTGAGTTTCCGGTCCCTGGAGATCCCAAATGGTTGCCAGCACCCTGCTGGCAAAGATGCTCCTACCATTCAGCAGAGCCATCAGCTGGACAGCTCACTGAGGCTAGAGCCAGAAGCTAGAACCCTGTCAGAATCATGGCTCTTGTACTCACACCCAACCAGTAAGAAACGGAGGGTCGACCTAGGCATCTACCTCAACCAGAGCCCGTTGGAGGCTGCCTGCTGGTCCCGCCCCTGGATCTTGCACTGCGGGCCCTGTGGCTACTCTGATTTGGCTGCTCTGGAGAAGGAGGGCTTGTTTGGGTGTTTGTTTGAATGTGGGACCAAGCGGGAGTGTGAGCAGATTGCCTTCCGCCTGTTTACAGACCGAGAGATCCTGAGCCACGTGCAAGGGGACTGCACCAGCCCCGATAGGAACTCTGAGCCAACTCAAAACTAA
- the NEU3 gene encoding sialidase-3 isoform X3: MWTHVSLPPILAEVMEEMTSCSFNSPLFQQEDKRGITYRIPALLYVPPTHTFLAFAEKRSSSRDEDALHLVLRRGLRTGHSVQWEPLKPLMEATLPGHRTMNPCPVWEQKSGRVYLFFICVRGHVTERQQIVSGRNAARLCFICSQDAGYSWSEVRDLTEEVIGPEVEHWATFAVGPGHGIQLQSGRLIIPAYAYYIPYRFFCFRLPYKARPHSLMIYSDDLGATWHHGRLIKPMVTVECEVAEVTGKAGHAVLYCSARTPNRCRAEALSTDHGECFQKPALSPQLYEPPRGCQGSVVSFRSLEIPNGCQHPAGKDAPTIQQSHQLDSSLRLEPEARTLSESWLLYSHPTSKKRRVDLGIYLNQSPLEAACWSRPWILHCGPCGYSDLAALEKEGLFGCLFECGTKRECEQIAFRLFTDREILSHVQGDCTSPDRNSEPTQN; encoded by the exons ATGTGGACACACGTTTCTCTGCCTCCTATCCTTGCAGAGGTCATGGAAGAAATGACATCGTGCTCCTTCAACAGCCCTCTGTTCCAGCAGGAGGACAAGAGAGGGATCACCTACCGGATCCCAGCCTTGCTCTATGTGCCCCCTACCCACACCTTCCTGGCCTTTGCAGAGAAGCGCTCCTCGAGCAGGGATGAGGATGCTCTCCACCTGGTGCTGAGGCGAGGGTTGAGGACTGGGCACTCAGTACAG TGGGAACCCCTGAAGCCACTGATGGAAGCCACATTACCTGGGCATCGGACCATGAACCCCTGTCCTGTGTGGGAGCAGAAGAGTGGCCGTGTGTACCTATTCTTCATCTGTGTGCGGGGCCATGTCACTGAGCGTCAACAGATTGTGTCAGGCAGGAATGCTGCCCGCCTCTGCTTCATCTGCAGTCAGGATGCTGGCTATTCATGGAGTGAGGTGAGGGACCTGACCGAGGAGGTCATAGGCCCAGAGGTGGAGCATTGGGCCACGTTTGCTGTGGGCCCAGGTCATGGCATCCAGCTGCAGTCGGGGAGGCTGATCATCCCTGCATACGCCTACTACATCCCTTACCGGTTCTTTTGCTTTCGGCTACCATATAAAGCCAGGCCTCATTCCCTGATGATCTATAGTGATGACCTAGGAGCCACATGGCACCATGGCAGGCTTATTAAGCCCATGGTGACAGTGGAGTGCGAAGTGGCAGAGGTAACTGGGAAGGCTGGCCACGCTGTGCTGTATTGCAGTGCCCGGACACCAAACAGGTGCCGGGCAGAGGCTCTCAGCACCGACCATGGTGAATGCTTTCAGAAACCAGCTCTGAGCCCACAGCTCTATGAGCCCCCTCGTGGCTGCCAAGGCAGTGTGGTGAGTTTCCGGTCCCTGGAGATCCCAAATGGTTGCCAGCACCCTGCTGGCAAAGATGCTCCTACCATTCAGCAGAGCCATCAGCTGGACAGCTCACTGAGGCTAGAGCCAGAAGCTAGAACCCTGTCAGAATCATGGCTCTTGTACTCACACCCAACCAGTAAGAAACGGAGGGTCGACCTAGGCATCTACCTCAACCAGAGCCCGTTGGAGGCTGCCTGCTGGTCCCGCCCCTGGATCTTGCACTGCGGGCCCTGTGGCTACTCTGATTTGGCTGCTCTGGAGAAGGAGGGCTTGTTTGGGTGTTTGTTTGAATGTGGGACCAAGCGGGAGTGTGAGCAGATTGCCTTCCGCCTGTTTACAGACCGAGAGATCCTGAGCCACGTGCAAGGGGACTGCACCAGCCCCGATAGGAACTCTGAGCCAACTCAAAACTAA
- the NEU3 gene encoding sialidase-3 isoform X7 — MEATLPGHRTMNPCPVWEQKSGRVYLFFICVRGHVTERQQIVSGRNAARLCFICSQDAGYSWSEVRDLTEEVIGPEVEHWATFAVGPGHGIQLQSGRLIIPAYAYYIPYRFFCFRLPYKARPHSLMIYSDDLGATWHHGRLIKPMVTVECEVAEVTGKAGHAVLYCSARTPNRCRAEALSTDHGECFQKPALSPQLYEPPRGCQGSVVSFRSLEIPNGCQHPAGKDAPTIQQSHQLDSSLRLEPEARTLSESWLLYSHPTSKKRRVDLGIYLNQSPLEAACWSRPWILHCGPCGYSDLAALEKEGLFGCLFECGTKRECEQIAFRLFTDREILSHVQGDCTSPDRNSEPTQN, encoded by the coding sequence ATGGAAGCCACATTACCTGGGCATCGGACCATGAACCCCTGTCCTGTGTGGGAGCAGAAGAGTGGCCGTGTGTACCTATTCTTCATCTGTGTGCGGGGCCATGTCACTGAGCGTCAACAGATTGTGTCAGGCAGGAATGCTGCCCGCCTCTGCTTCATCTGCAGTCAGGATGCTGGCTATTCATGGAGTGAGGTGAGGGACCTGACCGAGGAGGTCATAGGCCCAGAGGTGGAGCATTGGGCCACGTTTGCTGTGGGCCCAGGTCATGGCATCCAGCTGCAGTCGGGGAGGCTGATCATCCCTGCATACGCCTACTACATCCCTTACCGGTTCTTTTGCTTTCGGCTACCATATAAAGCCAGGCCTCATTCCCTGATGATCTATAGTGATGACCTAGGAGCCACATGGCACCATGGCAGGCTTATTAAGCCCATGGTGACAGTGGAGTGCGAAGTGGCAGAGGTAACTGGGAAGGCTGGCCACGCTGTGCTGTATTGCAGTGCCCGGACACCAAACAGGTGCCGGGCAGAGGCTCTCAGCACCGACCATGGTGAATGCTTTCAGAAACCAGCTCTGAGCCCACAGCTCTATGAGCCCCCTCGTGGCTGCCAAGGCAGTGTGGTGAGTTTCCGGTCCCTGGAGATCCCAAATGGTTGCCAGCACCCTGCTGGCAAAGATGCTCCTACCATTCAGCAGAGCCATCAGCTGGACAGCTCACTGAGGCTAGAGCCAGAAGCTAGAACCCTGTCAGAATCATGGCTCTTGTACTCACACCCAACCAGTAAGAAACGGAGGGTCGACCTAGGCATCTACCTCAACCAGAGCCCGTTGGAGGCTGCCTGCTGGTCCCGCCCCTGGATCTTGCACTGCGGGCCCTGTGGCTACTCTGATTTGGCTGCTCTGGAGAAGGAGGGCTTGTTTGGGTGTTTGTTTGAATGTGGGACCAAGCGGGAGTGTGAGCAGATTGCCTTCCGCCTGTTTACAGACCGAGAGATCCTGAGCCACGTGCAAGGGGACTGCACCAGCCCCGATAGGAACTCTGAGCCAACTCAAAACTAA